One Thermotoga sp. genomic window, TGATTTCTTCCCTCCATTTCTTCTCAGGATCGGGTTCTGGTATGGACTCGCGCAGTAGGCGCGTGTACGGATGCTTAGGATCTGTCAGCACTTTTTCCACCGGTCCCATTTCCACGATATCCCCTCGAAACATGATTGCTATGCGATCACTTACGTAATAAGCCGTTGCTAGATCGTGGGTAATGTAAACAACGCTCACTCCAAGCTGGTCCCTCAACCGAGCAAAAAGATTGACAATAGACATTCTGAGAGAAGCATCCACCATGGAGACGGGTTCATCTGCTATCAAAAGTGAAGGATTACTCAGCAAAGCACGAGCGATCAAAGCCCTTTGAAGTTGTCCTCCAGAGAGTTCACTTGAATAGCGCCCGTTTATGTTTTCAAAACTCAATCCGACAAGCTTTAGTTTCTCGTCGATCAACTTCCTAGCCTCATCGTTTGTGGAAGCAAGGGCGTAGTTACGTATTGTCTCGAAGAATATGTCATCTATGCTGAGAAGGGGATTGAAACCTTCGAATGGATTTTGAAACACCGCCTGCACTTTTTTCATGAATTCCTTCCTTTTCTTTTTCCATTCATGGATACTTACACCTTCAAACACAATATCACCAGATGTCGGTTCCTCGAATCCCAAAATCATTCGTGCTGTTGTTGTCTTCCCACATCCACTTTCCCCTGCCAGAGTGAATATCTCTGCCCTTCTTAAAGAAAAAGATATATCGTCAACCGCGACAATTTTTGTTCTGAATATCCAGGATCCCACAGTGAACACCTTCGTGAGATTCCTTACTTCAAGAATAGTTGTGCCCACCTATGACACCTCCGTTATTTCCTTCCAAAGCCAATCCTTTGAAAACGAGCTCTCGGATCCAGATACTCACTTATACTGGTGGATAACCAGTAGAGAGCAATGAACAACAGAACTGCGGCAGCAATCGGTGCAGCCAGCCACCACCAGAGTCCGAGGAAGAGAGCCTGTCTGTAAATCGCTCTCTGAAGCATGGTTCCAATGGTAGGAACAGTGGGATCGATACCGAGCCCCAGGTAAGCAAGTGTGATCTCCATACCTATTGCCCATGCCATGTTGTTTATGAACGTTGTAAATATAACTGGGAGAACGTGAGGAAGCAATTGCTTGTAAACAATCCTCAACGTTGACATACCAGAGAGAATCGCAACAAACGTGAAATCCCTTTCTCTTAAACTGAGCACCTGCGATCTTATTACTCTTGCGTCCCAAGCCCAGGAAAAGAAAGCAAGAAGAAGACCTAAATTGAAAAAAGATCTTGTCCAGTCTCTGAGAATCATAGAGATCACAATGAGCACGATCAAAAACGGAAGAACCATAGTTGTATCCCCTATTGTCATCAAAATACGGTCCACCCCACCCCCTTTATAACCCGCTAATATTCCCACGAAAACAGCTATTGCGCGTGAAAACAACGCTGTGACAACAGCTATTATCAGTGAATTTCTCACCGCACAAGTGAGTCGCCAGAAAACATCCTGCCCGAGCCAGTTGGTACCTAGTGGATGTTCAAGTGAAGGAGGAAGCCCGCGCGGTACTTGGTAGATCCTTACGGGATCGTAAGGCGAAAAATAGGACAACACTGAAAGGAACAACAGAAAAATCAGTACGACGAAAGCAACCGTGAATCTGTAATCTCTGAAAAGATCTTTAAAGACTCCTCGAATTCGCCCCATGATCTTCACCTTACCTTCATCGGTATCTCACTCGCGGATCAAAAAGAGGATAAACAAGATCCAGAAGGAGAATAGAAGTAGTTACGGCAACTGTGGAGATACACATGATCCCCATGATCAGGTTATAATCGGCCTTCATAATGGCATCGTACAGGATCCATCCTATTCCCGGATACGCAAAAACCATCTCCGTGATCAGCGCCCCAGAGAATATTCCTCCAAATTGAAGGCCCAGCTGAGTTATCATAGGAAGCATAGCGTTCCTGATCACGTGATTGCGCACTATCATCTTTTCTATTACTCCTGCTGTTTTTGCGTACCAGACATGATCCTCAGACTTTACGACCTGGACTATCAGTTTCATACTCTGAAATTGCCAGGCGATGCCCACTATCAGGAGCGTAAGAGCAGGTAAAGTGCCGTGCTTTAGGATGCT contains:
- a CDS encoding ABC transporter permease, coding for MGRIRGVFKDLFRDYRFTVAFVVLIFLLFLSVLSYFSPYDPVRIYQVPRGLPPSLEHPLGTNWLGQDVFWRLTCAVRNSLIIAVVTALFSRAIAVFVGILAGYKGGGVDRILMTIGDTTMVLPFLIVLIVISMILRDWTRSFFNLGLLLAFFSWAWDARVIRSQVLSLRERDFTFVAILSGMSTLRIVYKQLLPHVLPVIFTTFINNMAWAIGMEITLAYLGLGIDPTVPTIGTMLQRAIYRQALFLGLWWWLAAPIAAAVLLFIALYWLSTSISEYLDPRARFQRIGFGRK
- a CDS encoding ABC transporter ATP-binding protein: MGTTILEVRNLTKVFTVGSWIFRTKIVAVDDISFSLRRAEIFTLAGESGCGKTTTARMILGFEEPTSGDIVFEGVSIHEWKKKRKEFMKKVQAVFQNPFEGFNPLLSIDDIFFETIRNYALASTNDEARKLIDEKLKLVGLSFENINGRYSSELSGGQLQRALIARALLSNPSLLIADEPVSMVDASLRMSIVNLFARLRDQLGVSVVYITHDLATAYYVSDRIAIMFRGDIVEMGPVEKVLTDPKHPYTRLLRESIPEPDPEKKWREEITIADTEYEEYLRKGCKFAGRCPEVMSVCKEEKPPEIMVDGSMVRCHL